The DNA sequence TCTTCTTCAGCGGCTTCGCTCTTCTCTTCTTTCTTTTCCTCTTTCTTCTTTTCCTCTTTCTTTTCAGCCGGCTTTGCTGCACTAGCCGCAGGTGCCGCAACGGAAACGTTTGCAGCATTCTTGAGGACCTCTTCTATCTTGATATCCTTGAGGCTCGAAATAAGAGATTTGAGTCTTGTCTCGTCAGGCTTCACACCTGCCCCGCTGAGTACTTTCTTTAGTTTTTCTTCGTCTATTTCCTGTCCTGCTGTATGCAGCAGGAGAGCTCCATATATATATTCCATATCTATCACACCTCATCCAAAGAGGGATTCCAATCCGGCAGACACATTTTCACTTGCATCTTCCTGGGCCTTTTCATCCTTCTTGTCATCCTTCTTGCTT is a window from the Thermoplasmatales archaeon genome containing:
- a CDS encoding Ribosomal protein 'A', with the translated sequence MEYIYGALLLHTAGQEIDEEKLKKVLSGAGVKPDETRLKSLISSLKDIKIEEVLKNAANVSVAAPAASAAKPAEKKEEKKKEEKKEEKSEAAEEDAMAGLSSLFG